One Dama dama isolate Ldn47 chromosome 31, ASM3311817v1, whole genome shotgun sequence genomic window carries:
- the SON gene encoding protein SON isoform X4, producing the protein MATNIEQIFRSFVVSKFREIQQELSSGRSEGQLNGETNTPIEGNQAGDAAASARSLPNEDIVQKIEEVLSGVLDTELRYKPDLKEASRKSRCVSVQTDPTDEIPTKKSKKHKKHKNKKKKKKKEKEKKYKRQSEESESKPKSHHDGNIESDSFLKFDSEPSELALEHPVRAFGLSDTSECPAVGLEHPVVSMEVSEPHTLETLKPAAKHTELSVASASVVLVQSEQSVAVMLEPSTTKILDSFATAPVPTTTVVLKSSEPVVTMSMECQMKSVQKSLESTPPEPSKIMLLELSETLVSSETPTEVHPEPSTSTTMDFPESSATEVLRLPEQPVEGPSEIADSSMTRPQEMLELPKTTALELQESSVASVMELPGPPATSMPELQGPPVTPVLELPGPSATPVPELPGPLSTPVPELLGPPATAVPELAGPSVTSVPQLSQELSGLPAPSMGLEPPQEVPEPPVMAQELPGLPAVTTAVELPGQPVVTVAMELTEQPVTTTELEQPVGMTAVEHPGQPEVTTATGLLGQPEAAMVLELPGQPVATTALELSGQPSVTGVPELPGLPSATRALELSGQPVAAGALELPGQLMAAGALEFSGQSGAAGALELLGQPLATGVLELPGQPGAPELPGQPVATVALEISVQSVVTTELSTMTVSQSLEVPSTTALESYNTVAQELPTTLVGETSVTVGVDPLMAQESHMLASNTMETHMLASNTMDSQMLASNTMDSQMLASNTMDSQMLASSTMDSQMLATSSMDSQMLATSSMDSQMLATSSMDSQMLATSSMDSQMLATSSMDSQMLATSSMDSQMLATSSMDSQMLATSSMDSQMLATSTMDSQMLATSSMDSQMLASGTMDSQMLASGSMDAQMLASGTMDAQMLASSTQDSAMLGSKSPDPYRLAQDPYRLAQDPYRLGHDPYRLGHDAYRLGQDPYRLGHDPYRLTPDPYRMSPRPYRIAPRSYRIAPRPYRLAPRPLMLASRRSMMMSYAAERSMMSSYERSMMSYERSMMSPMAERSMMSAYERSMMSAYERSMMSPMAERSMMSAYERSMMSAYERSMMSPMADRSMMSMGADRSMMSSYSAADRSMMSSYSAADRSMMSSYTADRSMMSMAADSYTDSYTDTYTEAYMVPPLPPEEPPTMPPLPPEEPPMTPPLPPEEPPEGPALATEQSALTAENTWSAEVSALPPEESVSLPEPPVSQSEIAEPLAVTANYSVSASEPSVLASEAAVTVPEPPLEPESSVMSTPVESAAVAEEHEIVAERPVTYMVSETPTTSAEPTVLTSEPSVMSETAETYDSMRASGQTASEVSMSLLEPAVPIAEPSQSTGDLPTMAVLEPPSVAVSEHPAGTVSETSTMAVPEPQAEAVLDPPAAAVQDPPAVVVLDPPAEAVPESLALSEPEHVTIPLPVVSALEPTVPILEPVVSILQPNMIVSEPSSCVPESTVTISEPPVTVSEQTQVIPTETVVESTPVILESSVIKGMNLLSGDQNIASEIGMQEIAMHSDEEPRAEGLLKSGSNETGNCINTDLNINNHLIAQEMERSTVSAASTGAVGEIGEETILPTSETKQCTVLDTCPSVGETELGGTLSSIGPLVLEPEAVGTGKDLEFGTASALSLVSKYDVEVSLTTQDTEHDMVISTSPSGGSEADIEGPLPAKDIHPDLPNNFINKDAEGSLPVQESDQMLAAAVSPKESSGEDKEVSLSTKEIVSDSGFPASIDDINEADLVRPLLPKDMERLTSLRAGIEGPLLSSEVERDKSAASPVVISIPERASESSSEEKDDYEIFVKVKDTHEKSKKNKNRDKGEKEKKRDSSLRSRSKRSKSSEHKSRKRTSESRSRARKRSSKSKSHRSQTRSRSRSRRRRRSSRSRSKSRGRRSVSKEKRKRSPKHRSKSRERKRKRSSSRDNRKTGRARSRTPSRRSRSHTPSRRRRSRSGGRRSFSISPSRRSRTPSRRSRTPSRRSRTPSRRSRTPSRRSRTPSRRRRSRSVVRRRSFSISPVRLRRSRTPLRRRFSRSPIRRKRSRSSERGRSPKRLTDLNKAQLLEIAKANAAAMCAKAGVPLPPNLKPAPPPTIEEKVAKKSGGATIEELTEKCKQIAQSKEDDDVIVNKPHVSDEEEEEPPFYHHPFKLSEPKPIFFNLNIAAAKPTPPKSQVTLTKEFPVSSGSQHRKKEADSVYGEWVPVEKNGEENKDDDNVFSSNLPSEGRVKRQGRVRRQMKQPAASHLTVTRCNSLCGTKPQSEKHRIAENSVITSLPNIGPSLHLWEGSPRYNYLASRFASRLYSSRFWW; encoded by the exons ATGGCGACCAACATCGAGCAGATTTTTAGGTCTTTCGTGGTCAGTAAATTCCGGGAAATTCAACAGGAGCTTTCAAG TGGAAGGAGTGAAGGACAGCTCAATGGTGAAACAAACACACCTATTGAAGGAAACCAGGCAGGTGATGCCGCTGCCTCTGCCAGGAGCCTACCAAATGAAGACATAGTTCAGAAGATAGAGGAAGTACTTTCTGGAGTCTTAGATACAGAATTACGATATAAGCCAG ACTTGAAGGAGGCATCCAGAAAAAGTAGATGTGTGTCTGTCCAAACAGATCCTACTGATGAGATTCCTACCAAAAAGTCGAAGAAGcataaaaagcacaaaaataaaaagaagaaaaagaagaaagaaaaggagaaaaagtataAAAGACAGTCAGAAGAATCGGAGTCAAAGCCGAAATCACATCACGATGGGAACATAGAGTCGGATTCCTTTTTGAAGTTTGATTCTGAACCTTCAGAGCTGGCACTGGAGCATCCTGTGAGAGCGTTTGGCCTGTCTGACACCAGTGAGTGTCCCGCAGTTGGGCTTGAACATCCTGTGGTTTCTATGGAGGTCTCAGAGCCACACACCTTAGAAACTCTGAAGCCAGCTGCAAAACATACAGAACTGTCAGTTGCATCTGCATCAGTAGTCTTAGTGCAGTCAGAGCAGTCTGTGGCAGTAATGCTGGAACCATCCACAACAAAGATTCTGGATTCCTTTGCAACAGCACCAGTGCCTACTACAACAGTAGTGCTAAAGTCATCTGAGCCAGTGGTAACAATGTCAATGGAGTGTCAGATGAAATCTGTGCAGAAATCTTTGGAGAGCACACCTCCAGAGCCATCAAAGATCATGTTGCTAGAGCTATCAGAAACTCTTGTGTCATCAGAGACACCTACTGAGGTGCACCCTGAGCCAAGCACGTCAACAACAATGGATTTTCCAGAGTCGTCAGCAACTGAAGTGCTAAGATTGCCAGAGCAGCCTGTAGAAGGACCATCAGAGATTGCAGATTCATCCATGACACGAccgcaggagatgctggagctgCCCAAGACCACAGCGTTGGAGCTGCAGGAGTCGTCGGTGGCCTCAGTGATGGAGTTGCCGGGGCCACCTGCGACCTCCATGCCGGAGTTGCAGGGGCCCCCTGTGACTCCAGTGCTGGAGTTACCTGGGCCCTCTGCTACCCCGGTGCCAGAGTTGCCAGGGCCCCTTTCTACCCCAGTGCCTGAGTTGCTAGGGCCCCCTGCAACAGCAGTGCCTGAGTTGGCGGGGCCCTCTGTGACATCAGTGCCACAGTTGTCACAGGAATTGTCAGGGCTTCCAGcaccatccatggggttggagCCACCACAGGAGGTACCAGAGCCACCTGTGATGGCACAGGAGTTACCAGGGCTGCCTGCGGTGACAACAGCAGTAGAGTTGCCAGGGCAGCCTGTGGTAACAGTAGCAATGGAGTTGACCGAACAACCTGTGACGACGACAGAGTTGGAGCAGCCTGTGGGGATGACAGCGGTGGAACATCCTGGGCAGCCTGAGGTGACAACGGCAACAGGGTTGCTGGGGCAGCCTGAGGCAGCAATGGTGCTGGAGTTGCCAGGACAGCCGGTGGCAACGACAGCGCTGGAGTTGTCAGGGCAGCCTTCGGTGACTGGGGTGCCAGAGTTGCCAGGGCTGCCTTCGGCAACTAGGGCGCTGGAGTTGTCGGGGCAGCCTGTGGCAGCTGGGGCGCTGGAGTTGCCTGGGCAGCTCATGGCAGCTGGGGCACTGGAGTTCTCGGGGCAGTCTGGGGCAGCTGGAGCCCTGGAGCTTCTGGGGCAGCCTTTGGCAACAGGGGTGCTGGAGTTGCCAGGGCAACCTGGGGCGCCAGAGTTGCCTGGGCAGCCTGTGGCAACTGTGGCGCTGGAGATCTCTGTTCAGTCTGTGGTGACAACGGAGCTGTCAACGATGACCGTGTCGCAGTCCCTGGAGGTGCCCTCGACGACAGCGCTGGAGTCCTATAATACGGTAGCACAGGAGCTGCCTACTACATTAGTGGGGGAGACTTCTGTAACAGTAGGAGTGGATCCCTTGATGGCCCAAGAATCCCATATGTTAGCTTCTAACACCATGGAGACCCATATGTTAGCATCCAACACCATGGACTCCCAAATGCTAGCGTCCAACACCATGGACTCTCAAATGCTAGCATCCAACACCATGGACTCCCAGATGTTAGCCTCTAGCACCATGGACTCCCAGATGTTAGCAACCAGCTCCATGGACTCCCAGATGTTAGCAACCAGCTCCATGGACTCCCAGATGTTAGCAACCAGCTCCATGGACTCTCAGATGTTAGCAACCAGCTCCATGGACTCCCAGATGTTAGCAACCAGCTCCATGGACTCCCAGATGTTAGCAACCAGCTCCATGGACTCCCAGATGTTAGCAACCAGCTCCATGGACTCCCAGATGTTAGCCACCAGCTCCATGGACTCTCAGATGTTAGCAACCAGCACCATGGACTCCCAGATGTTAGCCACTAGCTCTATGGACTCCCAGATGTTAGCATCTGGCACTATGGACTCTCAGATGTTAGCTTCTGGCTCCATGGATGCTCAGATGTTAGCGTCTGGTACCATGGATGCCCAGATGTTAGCATCTAGTACCCAAGATTCTGCTATGTTGGGTTCAAAATCTCCTGATCCCTACAGGTTAGCTCAGGATCCTTACAGGTTAGCTCAGGATCCGTATAGGTTAGGTCATGACCCTTACAGGCTAGGTCATGATGCCTACAGGTTAGGGCAGGACCCCTATAGATTAGGCCATGATCCCTACAGACTAACTCCTGATCCCTATAGGATGTCACCTAGACCCTATAGGATAGCACCCAGGTCCTATAGAATAGCTCCCAGGCCATATAGGTTAGCACCTAGACCCCTGATGTTAGCATCTAGACGTTCTATGATGATGTCCTATGCTGCAGAACGTTCCATGATGTCATCTTATGAACGCTCTATGATGTCTTATGAGCGGTCTATGATGTCCCCTATGGCTGAGCGTTCTATGATGTCAGCCTACGAGCGCTCTATGATGTCAGCCTATGAGCGCTCTATGATGTCCCCTATGGCTGAGCGTTCTATGATGTCAGCTTATGAACGCTCTATGATGTCAGCCTACGAGCGCTCCATGATGTCCCCAATGGCTGACCGATCTATGATGTCCATGGGTGCTGACCGGTCTATGATGTCGTCATACTCTGCTGCTGACCGGTCTATGATGTCATCGTACTCTGCAGCTGACCGATCTATGATGTCATCTTATACTGCTGATCGTTCAATGATGTCTATGGCAGCTGATTCTTACACCGATTCTTATACTGATACATACACGGAGGCATATATGGTGCCACCTTTGCCTCCTGAAGAGCCTCCAACAATGCCACCATTGCCACCTGAAGAGCCACCAATGACACCACCATTGCCTCCTGAGGAGCCACCAGAAGGTCCAGCGTTAGCCACTGAGCAGTCAGCATTAACAGCTGAAAATACATGGTCTGCTGAGGTGTCAGCATTACCTCCTGAAGAGTCTGTATCGCTGCCTGAACCTCCTGTGAGTCAAAGTGAGATTGCGGAGCCTTTGGCAGTGACTGCTAATtattcagtgtcagcatcagagCCTTCAGTGTTAGCATCAGAGGCTGCCGTGACTGTTCCAGAACCACCGCTAGAGCCAGAGTCTTCAGTTATGTCAACACCTGTAGAGTCTGCTGCTGTagcagaagagcatgaaattgttgcAGAGAGACCAGTGACTTACATGGTGTCTGAAACTCCCACAACATCAGCTGAACCAACTGTGTTAACATCAGAGCCTTCTGTTATGTCAGAGACAGCAGAAACTTATGATTCCATGAGGGCTTCAGGACAAACTGCCTCAGAGGTATCTATGTCCCTGCTGGAGCCAGCAGTACCTATTGCAGAACCATCACAGAGTACTGGAGATCTGCCAACCATGGCTGTCTTAGAGCCGCCATCTGTGGCTGTTTCAGAGCACCCAGCTGGGACTGTTTCAGAGACATCAACCATGGCTGTCCCAGAGCCACAGGCTGAGGCTGTCCTAGACCCTCCAGCTGCGGCTGTCCAGGACCCTCCAGCTGTGGTTGTCCTGGACCCACCAGCTGAGGCTGTCCCAGAGTCCCTGGCCTTGTCTGAGCCAGAGCATGTTACCATTCCTTTGCCAGTTGTTTCTGCCCTGGAGCCTACTGTGCCTATCCTGGAACCAGTGGTGTCCATCCTTCAACCTAATATGATTGTTTCAGAACCATCTAGTTGTGTCCCAGAGTCCACTGTGACAATTTCAGAGCCTCCTGTCACTGTCTCAGAGCAGACTCAAGTAATACCAACTGAGACAGTTGTAGAGTCTACACCAGTAATATTAGAGTCTAGTGttataaaaggaatgaatttacTATCTGGTGATCAAAATATTGCTTCAGAGATTGGCATGCAGGAGATAGCCATGCATTCAGATGAAGAGCCACGTGCTGAAGGACTCCTGAAGAGTGGCTCTAACGAAACTGGAAATTGTATAAATACAGACCTTAATATAAATAATCACTTAATTGCTCAAGAGATGGAACGTAGCACAGTGTCTGCTGCCAGCACTGGTGCTGTTGGTGAAATTGGTGAAGAGACAATTTTGCCTACTAGTGAGACTAAACAATGCACAGTATTGGATACCTGTCCTAGTGTTGGTGAAACTGAGCTAGGAGGAACTCTGTCTTCTATTGGTCCCCTTGTCCTTGAACCTGAAGCAGTGGGAACCGGTAAGGATCTTGAATTTGGCACAGCATCTGCTCTCAGTTTAGTTAGTAAATATGATGTTGAAGTATCTTTAACTACTCAAGATACTGAACATGACATGGTAATTTCCACCAGCCCCAGTGGTGGTAGTGAAGCTGACATAGAGGGACCTTTGCCTGCTAAAGACATTCATCCTGATTTACCTAATAATTTTATCAATAAGGATGCAGAAGGATCATTACCTGTACAGGAGAGTGATCAGATGTTAGCAGCTgctgtcagtcctaaagaaagtaGTGGAGAAGATAAAGAAGTATCTCTCTCTACTAAAGAGATAGTGTCTGATTCAGGATTTCCTGCCAGCATTGATGATATTAATGAAGCTGATTTAGTGAGACCATTACTTCCTAAGGACATGGAACGTCTTACAAGCCTTAGGGCTGGTATTGAAGGACCTTTACTTTCGAGTGAGGTGGAACGGGATAAATCTGCTGCCAGTCCAGTTGTAATTAGTATACCAGAAAGAGCTTCAGAGTCGTCTTCAGAGGAAAAAGATGATTATGAAATTTTTGTAAAAGTTAAGGACACacatgaaaaaagcaagaaaaataagaacCGTGACAAAGgcgagaaagagaagaaaagagactcTTCATTAAGATCGAGAAGTAAACGTTCCAAGTCTTCTGAACACAAATCGCGAAAGCGCACCAGTGAATCTCGTTCTAGGGCAAGGAAGAGGTCATCTAAGTCCAAGTCTCATCGGTCTCAAACACGTTCGCGGTCACGATCAAGACGCAGGAGGAGGAGCAGCAGGTCAAGATCAAAGTCTAGAGGAAGGCGATCTGTATCAAAAGAGAAGCGCAAAAGATCTCCAAAGCACAGATCCAAGtccagggaaagaaaaagaaaaagatcaagcTCCAGGGATAACCGGAAAACAGGTAGAGCTCGAAGTCGCACCCCAAGTCGTCGGAGCCGGAGTCACACTCCAAGTCGTAGGAGAAGATCCAGATCCGGGGGGAGAAGGAGCTTTAGCATTTCCCCGAGCCGACGGAGTCGGACCCCAAGTCGACGGAGCCGCACCCCTAGCAGACGGAGCCGTACCCCGAGTCGACGGAGCCGTACCCCGAGCCGACGGAGCCGTACCCCAAGCCGTCGGAGAAGATCAAGATCTGTGGTAAGAAGACGAAGCTTCAGTATATCACCAGTCAGATTACGGCGATCACGAACACCCTTGAGAAGAAGGTTTAGCAGGTCTCCAATCCGTCGCAAACGATCCAGGTCTTCAGAAAGAGGCAGATCACCTAAACGTCTCACAGATTTGA ATAAGGCTCAGTTACTTGAAATAGCCAAAGCTAATGCAGCTGCCATGTGTGCTAAGGCTGGTGTTCCTTTACCACCAAACCTAAAGCCTGCACCTCCACCTACAATAGAAGAGAAAGTTGCTAAAAAGTCAGGAGGAGCTACTATAGAAGAACTAACTGAG aaatgCAAACAGATTGCACAGAGTAAAGAAGATGATGATGTAATAGTGAATAAGCCGCATGTTTcggatgaagaggaagaagaacctCCTTTTTATCATCATCCCTTTAAACTCAGTGAACCCAAACCCATTTTTTTCAATCTGAAT ATTGCTGCAGCAAAGCCAACTCCACCAAAAAGCCAGGTAACATTAACAAAAGAATTCCCTGTATCATCTGGATCTCAACATCGGAAAAAAGAAGCAGATAGTGTTTATGGAGAGTGGGTCCCTGTAGAGAAAAACggtgaagaaaacaaagatgatgatAATGTTTTCAGCAGCAATTTGCCCTCTGAG GGCCGGGTTAAACGGCAGGGCCGGGTTAGACGACAGATGAAACAACCCGCAGCTTCTCATTTGACAGTAACTCGATGCAATTCACTTTGTGGAACCAAGCCACAAAGTGAAAAGCATCGAATTGCAGAGAACAGTGTTATCACATCCCTACCCAACATTGGGCCCTCCTTGCACTTGTGGGAAGGTAGCCCAAGGTACAACTATTTAGCTTCCCGTTTTGCTTCAAGGCTCTATAGCTCTAGATTTTGGTGGTAG